The Glycine soja cultivar W05 chromosome 6, ASM419377v2, whole genome shotgun sequence genome has a window encoding:
- the LOC114416985 gene encoding TMV resistance protein N-like: MASTSNAIIQCTSSSSSFQYDVFVSFRGEDTRNSFTGFLFEALKKQGIEAFKDDKDIRKGESIAPELIRAIEGSHVFVVVFSKDYASSTWCLRELAHIWNCIQTSPRHLLPIFYDVDPSQVRKQSGDYEKAFSQHQQSSRFQEKEIKTWREVLNHVGNLSGWDIRNKQQHAVIEEIVQQIKTILGCKFSTLPYDNLVGMESHFATLSKLICLGPVNDVPVVGITGMGGIGKSTLGRSLYERISHRFNSCCYIDDVSKLYRLEGTLGVQKQLLSQSLNERNLEICNVSDGTLLAWKRLLNVKALIVLDNVDQDKQLDIFTGGRNDLLRKCLDKGSIVIIISRDQQILKAHGVDVIYQVEPLNDNDALRLFCKKAFKNNYITSDFIKLTSDVLSHCQGLPLAIEVIGSSLFDKDVFHWRSALVSLRENKSKNIMDVLRISFDQLENTHKEIFLDIACFFKRRDVEYVKEVLDFREFNPEYGLQVLVDKSLITMDEEKIGMHDLLCDLGKYIVREKSPRKPWEWSRLWDFKDFHKVILDNKVAENVEVIIIEDSYDIHRTRTMRVDALSTMSSLKFLKFGYGNVGFEINYSGTLAKLSNELGYLSWKKYPFECLPPSFQPDKLVELTLRKSNIKQLWEDTKPLPNLRRLDLSGSKNLIKMPYIGDALYLENLSLKGCIQLEEIGLSIVLSPKLTDLNLRNCKSLIKLPRFGEDLILEFLDLEGCQKLRHIDPSIGLLKKLKYLNLKNCKNLVSLPNSILGLNSLVWLYLSGCSKLYHTELLYELRDAEQLKKIDTDGAPIHFQSTSSYSIEHKKSVSCLMPFSPIFPCMRQLDLSFCNLVEIPDAIGIMSRFESLDLSGNNFATLPNLKKLSKLVCLKLQHCKQLKSLPELPSRINNFDGLSQAGLYIFNCPELVDRERCTDMAFSWMMQLCSQVRLFSLCYYHFGGVSPGSEIPRWFNNENEGNCISLDASPVMHDDNWIGVAFCAIFVVPHETLSAMSFSETEPSWPLFGDIPVDFYEDVDLELVLDKSDHMWLFFVDRYDSIHKLHLKDKYLGRLVSRYDSVLKESYAKVKKYGYRWVYKGDIEGAIKSVV; this comes from the exons ATGGCTTCTACTTCTAATGCCATCATccaatgcacctcttcttcttcttcgtttcaGTATGACGTGTTTGTGAGCTTCCGCGGTGAAGACACACGAAACAGCTTCACAGGTTTTCTTTTTGAAGCTCTGAAAAAACAAGGCATCGAGGCCttcaaagatgataaagatatcAGGAAAGGCGAATCCATAGCACCAGAGCTAATACGAGCCATTGAAGGGTCTCATGTTTTCGTTGTTGTCTTTTCCAAGGACTATGCTTCCTCAACTTGGTGCCTGCGTGAACTAGCACATATCTGGAATTGCATTCAAACATCACCCAGACATCTTCTGCCTATTTTTTATGATGTTGATCCATCACAAGTGCGAAAACAGAGTGGAGACTATGAGAAAGCCTTTTCCCAACACCAACAAAGTTCCAGGTTCCAAGAGAAGGAAATtaaaacatggagagaagtTCTGAACCATGTAGGCAATCTCTCTGGTTGGGATATCAGAAATAA GCAACAACATGCAGTGATTGAAGAAATTGTTCAGCAGATAAAAACTATCTTGGGTTGCAAATTTTCTACTCTTCCATATGATAATCTAGTTGGGATGGAATCTCATTTTGCTACATTATCAAAGCTAATATGTCTGGGGCCGGTTAATGATGTTCCAGTTGTTGGAATTACTGGGATGGGTGGAATAGGAAAATCTACTCTTGGTCGATCTTTATATGAAAGAATCTCTCATCGATTTAATTCTTGTTGTTATATTGATGACGTAAGCAAACTTTATCGACTTGAAGGTACATTAGGTGTACAAAAGCAATTACTTTCTCAATCTCTAAATGAAAGAAATCTAGAGATTTGCAATGTATCTGATGGAACACTTCTGGCATGGAAGAGGCTACTCAATGTAAAGGCACTTATAGTTCTTGACAATGTTGATCAAGATAAACAGCTTGATATATTTACAGGGGGTAGAAATGATCTGTTACGTAAATGCCTCGATAAAGGGAGCATAGTCATTATAATTTCTAGGGATCAACAAATATTGAAGGCACATGGGGTAGATGTTATTTACCAAGTGGAGCCATTGAATGACAATGATGCTCTTCGATTGTTTTGCaaaaaagcatttaaaaataattatattacgaGTGATTTTATAAAGTTGACTTCTGATGTATTATCACATTGTCAAGGTCTTCCCTTAGCAATTGAAGTAATAGGCTCATCTTTGTTTGATAAAGATGTCTTTCATTGGAGGAGTGCATTGGTTTcgttaagagaaaataaaagtaaaaatattatggATGTGTTGCGAATAAGTTTTGATCAATTAGAGAATACACACAAGGAAATATTTCTAGATATTGCATGTTTCTTCAAACGTAGAGATGTGGAATATGTGAAGGAAGTTCTAGATTTTCGTGAATTTAATCCCGAATATGGCCTACAAGTTCTCGTTGATAAATCACTTATAACCATGGATGAGGAGAAAATTGGAATGCATGACTTGTTGTGCGATTTGGGCAAGTATATTGTTAGAGAAAAATCACCTAGGAAGCCATGGGAGTGGAGCAGATTGTGGGATTTCAAAGATTTTCATAAAGTTATATTAGATAATAAG GTAGCAGAAAATGTTGAGGTCATAATAATTGAAGATTCATATGACATTCATCGAACAAGAACAATGAGGGTCGATGCTCTATCAACAATGAGTAGCCTTAAGTTTCTCAAATTTGGATATGGGAACGTTGGCTTTGAAATCAATTATTCAGGAACACTTGCTAAGCTTTCCAATGAATTAGGATATCTTAGTTGGAAAAAGTATCCTTTTGAATGTTTGCCACCAAGTTTTCAGCCAGACAAACTTGTTGAGTTGACTCTACGTAAAAGCAACATCAAACAACTTTGGGAAGACACAAAG CCTCTACCCAATTTGAGGCGTTTggatctctctggctccaaaaatctaattaaaatgcCATATATTGGAGATGCCCTATATCTTGAGAATCTTAGTCTTAAAGGATGTATACAACTCGAAGAGATCGGCCTGTCCATTGTTCTTTCACCAAAGCTTACTGATCTGAATTTGAGAAATTGCAAAAGTCTTATCAAGTTGCCACGGTTTGGAGAGGACCTAATTCTTGAATTCCTAGATCTCGAAGGATGTCAAAAACTCAGACACATTGATCCATCCATCGGTCTTCTAAAAAAGctcaaatatttgaatttgaaaaactGCAAAAATCTAGTAAGCTTACCCAATAGCATACTAGGCCTCAATTCTCTTGTATGGCTGTACCTCTCTGGCTGTTCAAAACTGTACCACACCGAGTTATTATATGAACTAAGGGATGCAGAGCAATTGAAGAAGATTGATACAGATGGAGCTCCTATTCATTTCCAATCAACATCTTCCTACTCcatagaacataaaaaatcagttAGTTGCTTAATGCCTTTCTCCCCAATATTTCCATGTATGCGTCAACTTGATCTAAGTTTCTGTAATTTAGTTGAAATCCCTGATGCTATTGGAATTATGAGTCGCTTTGAAAGCCTAGATTTAAGTGGTAACAATTTTGCTACACTGCCCAACCTCAAGAAGCTTTCCAAACTGGTCTGTTTAAAGTTACAACATTGCAAGCAGTTGAAATCTTTGCCTGAGCTCCCTTCACGGATTAACAATTTTGATGGACTAAGTCAAGCAGGATTATACATTTTTAACTGCCCAGAATTAGTTGATAGGGAACGCTGCACTGACATGGCTTTTTCATGGATGATGCAATTGTGTTCTCAG GTGAGATTGTTCTCTTTATGCTATTACCATTTTGGAGGTGTTAGTCCAGGAAGTGAAATACCAAGGTGGTTCAATAATGAGAATGAGGGAAATTGTATAAGCTTAGACGCATCTCCTGTTATGCATGACGATAATTGGATTGGCGTTGCGTTTTGTGCAATATTCGTCGTACCTCATGAAACACTCTCAGCAATGAGTTTTTCAGAGACAGAACCGTCATGGCCTTTGTTTGGTGATATTCCAGTGGATTTTTATGAAGATGTAGATCTAGAACTTGTTTTAGACAAATCAGATCACATGTGGCTATTCTTTGTGGATCGATATGACTCCATTCACAAATTACATCTCAAGGACAAATATCTTGGCAGATTGGTTTCGAGATATGATAGTGTGTTGAAAGAGTCATATGCGAAGGTGAAGAAATACGGATATCGCTGGGTATATAAAGGGGATATAGAAGGGGCCATCAAATCCGTTGTCTAG